Genomic segment of Benincasa hispida cultivar B227 chromosome 1, ASM972705v1, whole genome shotgun sequence:
ATGCCATCCAATTACAATAACAAACCAACCACTGTCtctgcaagaagaagaagaagaagaagaagaagaagaagaagaagaatcagtGTGATGgtttgattttaaagaaaaagcaaaTGGGAACCGCCAAATCAAAGTGAGGAGCTGCAGAAACCTCCAGATTTGGCACCGAAAAGTTCATTCCCACTTCAAATCCATCGCTTTCAGCAAacccttttcattttttttttcttcaacaacCCTTCTCTCTGTTTTACTATTCCCCAAAACCTCTCTTCTAATCCAAGTTTCACTTCTCTCTGCTGCTTAACTTAAGGCTTCTTCATATTCAAAACTtcccttcttttattttttttctttggtttgCTAGTTTTTGCGAGTAATGAAGTCTTCCCTGTTCTGGGTTTCATCTCATTTACTTTTAATGTACTGATTCAGTCTCTGTATTGAACTTGAACCCACTTCTCGAATTAGTAGATTACAGTTTTAGTAGGATGCAGAGTTATTTTCTCGATTTCCTTTGGCtgtttctctcttcttcttcattttgttTGGGGGCTCTTTCGTTTCTCTGGGCAATGCGGGTTCATTGAGCTTTCTGAGTTTTGTTCTTCCTTGggaaaattgagagagaatgGGATATTTTTCTTCTGTCCAGATTTTCTGTCTGATCTCTGCAGTTCTGATTGTGACCAGTGATTCCTTTGCGTTGAATGAAGGTAGATGAACTTCTCTGCCAGATCTTGATCCTTCGTTggtatattttctaaatttctttaGAAGGGCAAATTCAAGAGATGATATGTATAGTTTTGTTTTAGAATTGGCTTCATAAAGACAGTCGGTTCAATAATGGTAAGTGAAAGTAAAAGGTTATGAGCAAATCCTGTGTCGTGAAATGATGCAGAGTTCTAGTGTGTTACTCAAGTAGTGGGATCCGGATCTTGATCAAATCATGCTTCTGTTTCTGCTTTCAGATCAAAGTTTACTATGTTTGTTTAGCTATGTTTCTATATCTGGCTCAAGTTATATCAATTTACTGagcagaaagaaaaaaaagaagaaactgGTTAATGTAATTATGTATAGCCTGTGACTGggatgttcttttttttttttctacttttctCTAGCATCGGCTCTTAACACCTTCAAAGAACAAATATCTGAAGACCCAAAGCGAATTTTTTCAAATTGGGATTTACAAGTTGAAAAAAATCCCTGTAACTGGTCTGGAATTTCCTGTTCTCCAGATGGAGGCCATATTATAAAGCTGTGAGTATGTTTCTTGGGCTTTGTggctcttttccttttcttttgctCTGCATTCAGCTATCATAGCTTAAATCTAAGACACTGGATTGGGTTCGATGTTGCAGTGACATTTCTAGGGCGTCATTGAAAGGATTTCTAGCACCAAGCTTGGGTCAACTCAGGTTCCTGCAAGAACTGTATCTTCATGACAACAATCTGCTTGGAACAATACCTAAGGAGCTGGGATTATTAAAGAAACTTAAGGTCCTTGATTTGGGGACGAATCGACTCTCTGGTCCGATCCCTTCAGAGATTGGGGGTTTAACAGATATTTTGAAAATGTGAAAACAAataactttatttttcttttgattgaGCTTTGAACATGCTTGTCCATGAACTTTTCTCACCCTTTTAGTTTCCTCTTTATTGTTGCAGCAACTTTGAATCAAACGGATTGACCGGGAGGCTACCGCCTGAGCTGGGAAATTTGAGATACCTCAGAGAACTTAGGTTAGATAGGAATAAACTTCAAGGATCTATTCCAGATGGTGACAGTTCAAAGTATACGTCCAATATTAGAAGGTAAGTATTTACATGTCTAATTGGAAGCAGGTAGGATGGCATGTTCTTtgaattttacaatttttaatatatgaaataattttaTCCAAAGGGAGATGTAAAAATATAGTGAGTAGGACTACTTTCATCTTAAGCCAACCAAAATGGAATTGGAGACTAAAAATTGGTTTTCTAGTTGAAATGAATGAAAAGTGGAGAATAACTATAGAACTATTTTGTGAAATGTTAAGGGAACACCGtcgaaagggaagaagaaaaaaaatgtttaatctctttcatcaaagaaagaaaaaaacgtTTAATCTCTTCCACCAGCCTTCAGATCTCCTTGAAGATCCATTAATTTCTCTTTGCAGGTTTCTCATAATAGGGCTGCAGAGATGGTAACTCACcaaatataaataaagttaCCTTTAGATTCACCAATGGACATCTGGCAAACTCCTTAAAATTTCCACACACTCCTATAAGTTAGGAAATGCTACACTTCTGCACTATAAGTTCGTGGTCAATGTCCATAATCGACAGTAGTGTTAGATATGGATGACTAATAAGGCATAGTGAATACTTGTATGAATGCTCCTCATTTTGACTTGTGCACATAAGTGCATCAAGTTAtaaattgtgaagtaattcacCAGCAGATTCGTCAGGTCCAAAAAATAATTCTCTTTATGTTCATTATGTTGAGATCATGATGATGTTGCATAGATTCTCAGTTCATCCTTGAATATTTGTTTCCCCTTCAAAGTTCGAGTCTTCTTAATGGCTGAATAAACCTGTTTGGGAATTCTAGGTTTTTGGTCCCTTCCTTTAATAATCTATTTCTGTCCCTCGTCTCTTATCATCACATTTCAGGTATGCTCCAAATGCACCTGGATTCTGTCACTTAACTGAGCTCAAGGTTGCAGATTTTTCATACAATTTCTTTGTTGGGAAAATACCCAAATGCTTGGAGGACTATCTTCCAAAGTAATCTTTCGAGGTTTTCTTTCATCATAAATACTATTTACTTCATTCCTTTACTTTTGCTGATTACATCCGTTACAGGTCAAGTTTTCAAGGGAACTGTCTTCAATACAATTATCCTAAACAGCGTACTGCAGCTCAATGTGGTAAGATCgacatatattctttttttctttttcattttttttcttttgaatattgGAAACATTGAAATAAGACAAACAACCAGATGGAAGATTGTCTATGGAAGACAAGAAATCACCCACTAATTCCATATTATGGTTTACTGAAAGAACTGGGAGGTAATAGCGTCTTTGCTATTTGTAAAACCACAAATGATATTGATGTCAAAGAAATCTGACATCCGTGAAAACTTAATCCTAAATATGTTTGTGTATATAAGCCTGTGAAGATGGATATACTGTAGGCTTCTAGTTGTTTCCTTAAGTTTATATTAACTGAATTTTGTAGACCAATATTTTGAAGTAACACACAGATATGCAACTATTTCATCTCTTGTTGGTTCAAAGTTGTTAAACCATTATGTTTGGTTTCTAAGCCACAAGTGGAAGTGGTCCATACAGAATAGTTTGTGGAGGCaggtttaatatatttattcaaAGGTCTTGGATTTGAACACTCAAATATGCAACTAGTTCATTTCTTAGATTTTTTACCTTATATCTGATTAATGGGTCATCACCAATAGCTATTAACAATTGAATTCTGGTAATTGGAGTTTGTGATTACAATTCTGTTGTAGGTGGTGGTGCTCCTCCTGCTCAATCACATCCAGGAGGCAGCTCAAAGCATGTACCTGTTCAACATGCTTCCGAACACCAAAGAACTTCAAAACCTGCCTGGCTTCTAACCCTTGAAATCATCACTGGAATCACGACGGGTTCTTTATTTATAATTGCTGTGATCACTTCTCTTCGTAGATGCAATGGCAAATCCTCGATCATCATCCCGTGGAAGAAGTCCTCAAGTGGGAAGGACCATGTTAGCCTTTACATTGGTATGTTACATAGCTTGAAATTCTTTGCGTCAATGTAATTAGCTCTTTGTTTGTTGTAAATGTTTGCTTTAACTTTTGTGATTTATTGACAGACACTGAGATGTTGAAAGATGTGCCAAGCATCAGCAGGCAAGTGCTTGAAGTAGCCTGTGAAGATTTTAGTAATATTATTGGCTCCTCACCGGATAGTCTAGTTTACAAGGGGACCATGAAAGGTGGGCCTGAGATTGCTGTTATCTCAATATGCATTAAAGAAGAAAACTGGACAGACTATCTCGAGCTTTATTTTCAGCGAGAGGTATGATCATCTACAACTGAAGTTCTAAATTCCATCCTGAAGTATTCATTTTGGAAGTTATTGAACCATCGTGTGTATGATTGAAACCTGGATGACTGCTAAATCAATTAAATGGTTGTTTTTATACGATTTCCCTTCAGGTGGCAGATCTAGCAAGACTAAATCATGAGAATGTAGGAAAGTTGCTAGGCTATTGTAAAGAAAGCAGTCCATTTACAAGGATGCTGGTTTTTGAATATGCATCAAATGGCACATTATATGAGCACCTTCATTGTAAGTcgagtttctttttctttttacctcTTACCAAATTCATTACTTTGGAGATAATTTCTGTGTGCTTGCAGATGGAGAAGGTTGTTTATCCTGGACACGAAGAATGAATATTATTTTGGGCATGGCCCGTGGACTTAAGTATCTTCATGGTGAACTTCAACCACCGTTCACTATATCAGAGTTGAATTCTGGTGCTGTATATCTTACAGATGATTTCTCACCCAAGGTTCTGCCAGAATACATACTGCTGAAACATGTTTCCTTCTATTATACAATCTTACAAACGATCTCTTA
This window contains:
- the LOC120088070 gene encoding probable LRR receptor-like serine/threonine-protein kinase At1g63430; protein product: MGYFSSVQIFCLISAVLIVTSDSFALNEASALNTFKEQISEDPKRIFSNWDLQVEKNPCNWSGISCSPDGGHIIKLDISRASLKGFLAPSLGQLRFLQELYLHDNNLLGTIPKELGLLKKLKVLDLGTNRLSGPIPSEIGGLTDILKINFESNGLTGRLPPELGNLRYLRELRLDRNKLQGSIPDGDSSKYTSNIRRYAPNAPGFCHLTELKVADFSYNFFVGKIPKCLEDYLPKSSFQGNCLQYNYPKQRTAAQCGGGAPPAQSHPGGSSKHVPVQHASEHQRTSKPAWLLTLEIITGITTGSLFIIAVITSLRRCNGKSSIIIPWKKSSSGKDHVSLYIDTEMLKDVPSISRQVLEVACEDFSNIIGSSPDSLVYKGTMKGGPEIAVISICIKEENWTDYLELYFQREVADLARLNHENVGKLLGYCKESSPFTRMLVFEYASNGTLYEHLHYGEGCLSWTRRMNIILGMARGLKYLHGELQPPFTISELNSGAVYLTDDFSPKLVDFESWKTILSRSEKNSGSIGNQVTQCLLPNSLEPRHLDIESNIYAFGVLLLEVVSGRPPYCKDKECLVDWAKEYLESPDGMSCLVDPEVKHFADEDLRTICEVVNLCIYPQPTKLICMQDLCSMLETRIDTSVSVELKASSLAWAELALSS